Within Celeribacter marinus, the genomic segment TGGCGACAACGAAGGAGCCATAAACGCGGACCGATAGCGTAAGCTGGCCCATCTCCACTACGTAACCCAACTCCGATTCGGAGATACCCCAATCCGCTAAAACCTCCTGTAGGGTGAAATAATCTCGTGGAATTAACACTCGCAGCATCCCTATTTGTTCACCTAATGTTCCTATCAATTTGACTATCCAATTTCAACCTCATATGTGTCCTATTTAGTCCACAACCGACCTGGGGATAAACATGATCGTCACCAACATCGCACAGAGATTAAAAGCACGCGCCTTCCAGCTCGACATGACACCCGCAGCAGTGGCAGAGGCGTCAGGCCTCAACCGATCCTTCATCTACGATATCATTCGCGGCAAATCTGTGCGCCCGACCCGGTCCAAGCTTCAAAAGGTTGCAGATGTTTTGAAGGTTGATGTGGATTGGCTGATAGACGGGTATGGCACGGTCGAGGGCGAAGAGCCTAAGATATATTCTCCAGATACGACATTTGTCGGCATCCGAGGCGTTCAGGCGAAAGCCTCAGCGGGTGGCGGCGTGGTCGTGCATGCCGAGGATGAGCAAGCGAGCAAGCTGTATCACTTTCGGCAATCCTGGATCGAAGATGAGCTACAGGCGAGCGCAAACAACCTGCGAGTTCTGAGCATAACTGGGGACAGCATGATCCCCACTTTGCATGATGGCGATACGATCCTTGTAGATATGGGACGTAAGTCTCCCTACCCACCAGGTCTTTTCGTATTGCACGACGGTATGGGGCTTATGGCGAAGCGTATTGAACATGTTCCGTCTAGCGAGCCTCCGCGAATTCGCGTGACCTCTGACAATCCCAACTATTCACCCTACGAATGCCTCCTCGACGAGGTTAATATTGTGGGCCGAATTAGGTGGTATGGTCGATGCCTTTAAGATGGCACACACACGAGATGCCACAAACCGACATAGACCGCCAAGCTTATGATTTGGCTTGCAAACACTCCTTTTGATCGTCTTTTTGGAATCAAACCTGAGGAGGCTTTCAATGAACATTGCGCCACATGACAGGGTCTCGGGCCCTAACCCCCTGCACCCCGACAAGATGACGGCACATGAACGCCGCACTGAGCTCTATGGTCTGCTCGCCAAGGCCGTAGAGCGCCTAAAGGACCGTGGTCGCCACGAACTATCCCAGAATACTCAAGAATGTTCGCTACACTTCCCGCGCAAACAGAGCGGTACTGCCCCTCCAACTCAAAGGAGATCCGCATGACCACATACGAACCCATATTGGCGCGCCTGGCCGAACTTAAGGCGATGTCCGTGAAAGACCTGAAAGCTGAGTGGCAGCAGTTGTTTGACGCCCCTGCCCCAAACAATAGCCGCGGCTTTCTCGAGGGCCGTCTGGCCTACCGCATTCAGGAGCTGGCCTATGGCGGCCCCGACAAGCAGACGCGGCGCATGCTCGATCTACTCGCTGACGAGGTCGAGGGAACGCTGACGCGCAAGTCGCAAATTGCTGATCCCCGTAACCCTGTGGTAGGCACAAGGCTCATCCGCGAGTGGGATGGCGTCGCCCACACGGTCACCGTTCTTAAGGACGGCTTTGACTGGGACGGCCGGCGCTACAAGTCACTGTCTGCGGTGGCGCGGGCCATCACTGGAACCCGTTGGAACGGTTATCGCTTTTTTGGACTACGAGAGCGCAAGCGGGGTGACGCATGAAGGATGTGTACACCAAACCCGCCCGCCGCTTGCGCTGCGCCATTTATACCCGAAAATCGAGTGAAGAGGGCCTCGAGCAGGAATTCAACTCGCTGCACGCTCAGCGCGAGTCGTGCGAAGCCTATATCGCCAGTCAGAAATCCGAGGGCTGGGCGTTGGTGCGCGACCAATATGATGACGGCGGCATATCGGGTGGCACCTTAGAGCGCCCTGCCCTAAAGCAACTACTGGCCGATATTGAAGATGGGTTGGTTGACGTGGTTGTCGTTTACAAGATCGACCGTCTCAGCCGCTCGCTCATGGACTTTTCCAAGCTGGTTGAAGTGTTCGACCGCAATGGCGTCACCTTTGTGTCGGTAACGCAGTCGTTCAATACCACCACGTCCATGGGGCGGCTCACGCTGAACATCTTGTTATCGTTTGCACAGTTCGAACGTGAGGTTACGGCCGAGAGAATCCGCGACAAGGTAAAGGCATCGCGCATGAAGGGCATGTGGATGGGTGGCTATGTGCCACTCGGCTACGATGTCGTCGACCGCAAGTTGGTGGTAAACGAAGAGGAAGCAGCCAAGGTCCGAATGGTTTTTGAACGTTTTGTAGAGGTAGGCTCTGCCACCGTCCTGGCTCGTGAATTGCGAGCCGACGGCTTCCGCAACAAGCAAGGTACGCTGGTCGATAAGAGCTACGTCTACCGCCTGCTGAACAACCGCGCGTACCGCGGCAAGGCCATGCACAAAGGCACAGCATATCCAGGCGAGCATGACGCAATCATCGATGCAAGGCTTTGGGCGCAGGCCCATGACATACTGAGCGAAAGCCCACGCAAGCGAGCCAACAACAGCCGGAGCCAAACGCCCGCTCTGCTCAAGGGGATTCTCTTCACCGCCACCGGAGTGGCGATGACACCGTCCAGCACCAAGAAGGGCACCCGGCGGTATCGGTATTACGTGTCGATGGATCTTCTGAAGAACCGCGAGACGCCTGAGGACGGCATCCCACGACGCTTGCCAGCCGATACAGCCGAGGGCGCCGTCATTACCGAAATCCGCCGTGTTCTGCGCACCCCCGAAACCACAGCGCAGGTTATCGCCAAATTAGACAGGGATGATATTCCGGAGACAGATGCCATTGCCGCCTTACAGCAGTTTCCACAGCTTTGGGACCAACTGTTTCCAGGCGAACAGGCCCGCATTATCAAGCTTTTGGTGCACCGCGTCACCGTTACGGCCGAAGGATTGATAATCGACTTTCGCACTGACAGCATCGCCGGCGTCATGCGAGAGATGATGACACCACGCCGTGTTGAGGCTGCGGAATAATGGCCGCGTCCGATACAATTCAGATATTCGTGCCGCTCAAAGTGCGCAAGAAAAACGGGCGACCGAAGATCTTGGCACCTGCGGACTACAGGACGAGCGAGGATCAAGTCCAAGACCCGCATGTCCTGCGCGCAATTGGCCGCGCCTGGGCCTGGCGGCGGCGCATGGAGGCCGGCGAGTTCGGGACAGTGCGCGATCTCGCAATCGCTGTAGACCTGGCCGAACGCCATGTCAGCAGGCAGTTGCGGTTGGCTTATCTTGCGCCTGAGGTGCTCAAGCGGTTGATTTACAAGCGCGAAGTCACTGCTGCAACACTTATACGGATCACAGAATGCGCAGCCCTGCCATGGGGTGAACAGGCTCGGGTTGTGTTTGGCGCTGCCGCCCGCGGGGCATGAACAGCACAATAAGCCCTGCACGGCCCGAGATCCCAACACACGGCCTTCTCTAAAACGGCCACTGGGGAATGGTGCCGCATATACAGACAGCACGATAGACAAGGAGGAAAGCGCAAATCGTCTCGGGTGATAAATAATGTAGCGCCCGTCAAAAAGCGGGCGCTCATACCGTGAAAATGAGTGCGCGACAGATGGTTTGATTAAAGTGCTACTTCAGGCGAAGTCATATCGGAAGACACC encodes:
- a CDS encoding XRE family transcriptional regulator, with product MIVTNIAQRLKARAFQLDMTPAAVAEASGLNRSFIYDIIRGKSVRPTRSKLQKVADVLKVDVDWLIDGYGTVEGEEPKIYSPDTTFVGIRGVQAKASAGGGVVVHAEDEQASKLYHFRQSWIEDELQASANNLRVLSITGDSMIPTLHDGDTILVDMGRKSPYPPGLFVLHDGMGLMAKRIEHVPSSEPPRIRVTSDNPNYSPYECLLDEVNIVGRIRWYGRCL
- a CDS encoding recombinase family protein; protein product: MKDVYTKPARRLRCAIYTRKSSEEGLEQEFNSLHAQRESCEAYIASQKSEGWALVRDQYDDGGISGGTLERPALKQLLADIEDGLVDVVVVYKIDRLSRSLMDFSKLVEVFDRNGVTFVSVTQSFNTTTSMGRLTLNILLSFAQFEREVTAERIRDKVKASRMKGMWMGGYVPLGYDVVDRKLVVNEEEAAKVRMVFERFVEVGSATVLARELRADGFRNKQGTLVDKSYVYRLLNNRAYRGKAMHKGTAYPGEHDAIIDARLWAQAHDILSESPRKRANNSRSQTPALLKGILFTATGVAMTPSSTKKGTRRYRYYVSMDLLKNRETPEDGIPRRLPADTAEGAVITEIRRVLRTPETTAQVIAKLDRDDIPETDAIAALQQFPQLWDQLFPGEQARIIKLLVHRVTVTAEGLIIDFRTDSIAGVMREMMTPRRVEAAE
- a CDS encoding DUF2924 domain-containing protein, yielding MTTYEPILARLAELKAMSVKDLKAEWQQLFDAPAPNNSRGFLEGRLAYRIQELAYGGPDKQTRRMLDLLADEVEGTLTRKSQIADPRNPVVGTRLIREWDGVAHTVTVLKDGFDWDGRRYKSLSAVARAITGTRWNGYRFFGLRERKRGDA